One Pleurocapsa sp. PCC 7327 DNA segment encodes these proteins:
- the yqeK gene encoding bis(5'-nucleosyl)-tetraphosphatase (symmetrical) YqeK: protein MRDRAIAWLAENVSAHRLQHILGVEQMCIELARCHRVDPLKAAQAGLLHDLAKFFKPTRLLEIAKRNGLEIDPICQANPHLLHADASAIVARDEFGISDREILDAIRNHTLGRPQMSPLSCIVFVADALEPNRGKIPELEAIRQVSWQNLYKSVQQTCDYSLKCLVDSNKTIHPRVILTRNWALQVVKKQMEKATCNS from the coding sequence ATGCGAGATCGCGCGATCGCTTGGCTAGCCGAAAATGTATCGGCTCACCGACTGCAACATATTCTAGGCGTGGAGCAAATGTGTATCGAACTTGCTCGCTGCCATCGAGTCGATCCCCTAAAAGCAGCGCAAGCCGGATTGCTGCACGATCTCGCTAAATTTTTCAAGCCAACTCGCTTGCTTGAGATAGCAAAACGAAACGGTCTGGAAATCGATCCCATTTGCCAAGCTAATCCCCATTTATTGCACGCCGATGCAAGCGCGATCGTAGCGCGAGATGAATTTGGGATAAGCGATCGAGAAATCTTAGATGCTATCCGCAATCATACTCTCGGTCGTCCTCAGATGAGTCCGCTTAGTTGTATCGTTTTCGTAGCCGACGCTCTCGAACCCAATCGAGGCAAAATTCCCGAACTCGAAGCCATACGTCAAGTTAGCTGGCAAAATCTTTATAAAAGCGTACAGCAAACCTGTGACTATTCCTTAAAATGTTTGGTCGATAGCAATAAAACTATTCACCCGCGCGTAATTTTGACGCGCAATTGGGCATTACAAGTTGTTAAGAAACAAATGGAGAAAGCAACATGTAACAGTTGA
- a CDS encoding glycosyltransferase family 9 protein: MLSIPEVSLYSLQVGKWTSEIDEFKHENRLYDLSPQIKDFADTAVLISQLDLVISVDTAVIHLAGAMGKPVWTLLGFDADWRWMQDREDTPWYPTMRLFRQRQHGDWESVFAQVIPALKQHLARDRV; the protein is encoded by the coding sequence TTGTTGTCGATTCCCGAAGTTAGTCTCTATAGCCTTCAAGTTGGAAAATGGACTAGTGAAATCGATGAATTTAAACATGAAAATCGACTGTACGATTTATCTCCTCAGATTAAAGACTTTGCCGATACTGCTGTTTTGATTTCTCAGCTAGATTTGGTAATTTCTGTCGATACAGCCGTTATCCATCTAGCTGGGGCAATGGGCAAACCTGTCTGGACTTTATTAGGCTTCGATGCGGATTGGCGATGGATGCAAGACCGCGAAGATACTCCTTGGTATCCGACGATGCGACTGTTCCGCCAGCGCCAGCATGGAGATTGGGAGAGCGTTTTCGCGCAAGTCATTCCCGCATTAAAACAACACTTGGCTCGCGATCGCGTTTGA
- a CDS encoding YafY family protein — protein sequence MSRKKETITLSISPGTKEKLEAIARRFNIFWGKSPSPSGLIAAIAQQELEVGEPFVLTQLQLQALIKAIKALINSGEIKDAQLLTELLFERGSLEPFLRQSLLRQISQPTEIWRKILEEQIQKQQPFLLLYLNSQGLEETFTVRWADLQFFEKEFYLVAWCEETSGSEEVLALVHNRCFRLDRIINILPVNKIWRKNLDFILVKLHFWGDSAKRYQKRTEDVEIWTFDGICKVTRKVFNTFWLMQEVLANGENCVIVSPDSVRDRIKMKVQMMAQQYDLAIYKE from the coding sequence ATGTCGCGCAAAAAAGAGACAATTACACTGTCTATTTCACCAGGAACCAAAGAGAAACTAGAAGCGATCGCCCGTCGTTTTAATATCTTTTGGGGTAAAAGTCCCAGTCCATCTGGCTTAATCGCCGCGATCGCGCAGCAAGAATTAGAAGTTGGCGAACCGTTTGTCCTTACTCAATTGCAATTACAAGCTTTAATTAAAGCGATTAAAGCACTGATAAATTCTGGAGAAATCAAAGATGCCCAGCTTTTGACCGAACTCTTGTTCGAGCGAGGCAGCTTAGAACCCTTTTTACGTCAATCCCTCTTAAGACAGATTAGTCAGCCAACGGAAATTTGGCGCAAAATTCTCGAAGAACAAATTCAAAAACAACAGCCTTTTCTGCTGTTATATCTGAATTCACAAGGATTAGAAGAAACTTTTACCGTTCGCTGGGCAGATCTACAATTCTTTGAAAAAGAGTTTTATCTAGTTGCGTGGTGCGAAGAGACATCGGGTAGCGAGGAAGTTCTTGCCCTAGTTCACAACCGCTGCTTCCGTCTCGATCGCATTATTAATATTTTACCTGTAAATAAAATTTGGCGTAAGAATTTAGACTTTATTTTAGTGAAATTACATTTTTGGGGAGATTCAGCTAAAAGGTATCAAAAACGGACAGAAGATGTAGAAATTTGGACTTTTGACGGTATTTGTAAAGTCACTCGAAAAGTTTTCAACACCTTTTGGCTAATGCAAGAAGTTTTAGCCAATGGAGAAAATTGCGTAATTGTTTCGCCAGACAGCGTGCGCGATCGCATAAAAATGAAAGTACAAATGATGGCACAACAGTACGATCTCGCTATTTATAAAGAATAA
- a CDS encoding molybdopterin-dependent oxidoreductase, with translation MRVLVPGWAGIASVKWVGSIQVSEQPLYSEWNTKEYVLIGPEYPPEPGSPALGKIITTQVVKSAFELPWDAKLSAGQYLLRGRSWSGQETIAKAEVSLDGGRSWQQARLHQPNFDRAWVRWGIDWSPQKGTYQLQARATDDKGNTQPASVPFFNEKGYLYGGIISHPVTVT, from the coding sequence GTGAGAGTCTTAGTTCCAGGTTGGGCTGGGATTGCTTCTGTTAAGTGGGTTGGCTCGATTCAGGTTTCTGAACAACCTCTCTATAGCGAGTGGAATACCAAAGAATACGTTTTGATCGGACCAGAATACCCACCCGAACCAGGTTCGCCTGCTTTGGGGAAGATTATAACAACTCAAGTGGTCAAGAGTGCCTTCGAGTTGCCCTGGGATGCTAAATTAAGTGCGGGTCAATATCTTCTACGCGGGCGTTCGTGGTCGGGTCAAGAAACGATTGCCAAGGCAGAGGTGAGTTTGGATGGGGGTCGAAGCTGGCAACAGGCGAGATTGCACCAACCTAATTTCGATCGCGCTTGGGTACGCTGGGGTATAGATTGGTCTCCTCAGAAAGGAACTTATCAATTACAAGCTAGGGCAACCGACGATAAAGGAAATACTCAGCCCGCGAGCGTGCCTTTTTTTAATGAAAAAGGATATTTGTATGGGGGTATAATCAGCCATCCAGTCACGGTTACTTAA
- the mnmE gene encoding tRNA uridine-5-carboxymethylaminomethyl(34) synthesis GTPase MnmE, with translation MLVRGDTIAAIATAIVPQQGSIGIVRLSGAKAIEIARTLFDAPGKQPWESHRILYGYIRHPKTKQLVDEALLLIMLAPRSYTCEDVVEFHCHGGIIPVQQVLQLCLELGARLAQPGEFTLRAFLNGRIDLTQAESVAELVGAQSPQASQIALAGLQGKLAHPIRQLRATCLDILAEVEARIDFEEDLPPLDENEVRASLEVVLRQVKDILATADRGELLRTGLKVAIVGRPNVGKSSLLNAWSRSDRAIVTDLPGTTRDVVESQLVVGGIPVQVLDTAGIRETEDTVEKIGVERSRHAAQVADLILLTIDAQAGWTDQDEEIYQQVKNRPLILVINKIDLATAESTKYPSQIKHFVKTAAAKNEGIESLEKAILEIVRAENLTAANLDLAINQRQSAALTRAKVALEQVQETINARLPLDFWTIDLRTAIQALGEITGEEVTESVLDRIFSRFCIGK, from the coding sequence ATGTTAGTTCGAGGAGATACCATCGCCGCGATCGCAACTGCTATCGTTCCCCAACAGGGAAGTATCGGCATCGTGCGCTTATCTGGCGCAAAAGCCATAGAAATTGCCCGTACTCTCTTTGATGCCCCAGGAAAGCAACCGTGGGAAAGCCATCGCATCCTCTACGGTTACATTCGCCATCCCAAAACCAAACAACTGGTAGATGAAGCTTTATTGCTGATTATGTTAGCGCCTCGTTCCTATACCTGCGAAGATGTCGTGGAATTTCACTGCCACGGCGGTATTATCCCCGTCCAGCAAGTCTTACAATTGTGCCTAGAATTAGGAGCAAGATTGGCGCAACCGGGTGAATTTACCCTGCGGGCATTTCTCAACGGACGCATCGATCTCACCCAAGCAGAAAGCGTAGCAGAATTAGTTGGGGCGCAGTCTCCTCAAGCTTCCCAGATAGCCCTAGCAGGATTACAAGGAAAACTCGCCCATCCCATTCGCCAGTTGCGGGCAACTTGTTTGGATATTCTTGCCGAAGTCGAGGCGAGAATCGATTTTGAAGAAGATTTGCCACCTTTGGATGAAAACGAGGTTCGCGCTAGCCTAGAAGTAGTATTGCGCCAAGTTAAAGATATTCTCGCCACCGCAGATAGGGGCGAATTGCTGCGTACTGGATTAAAAGTTGCCATCGTCGGTCGTCCCAACGTGGGAAAATCAAGTTTGTTGAATGCTTGGAGTCGCAGCGATCGCGCGATCGTGACCGATCTTCCCGGAACGACTCGCGATGTAGTAGAATCTCAATTAGTCGTCGGTGGCATTCCCGTCCAGGTGTTAGATACGGCGGGAATCCGAGAAACAGAGGATACTGTCGAGAAAATTGGCGTAGAGCGATCGCGCCATGCTGCCCAAGTTGCCGATCTAATTTTACTTACTATAGATGCCCAAGCAGGTTGGACTGACCAAGACGAGGAAATTTATCAACAAGTCAAAAACCGCCCGCTAATTCTTGTCATTAATAAAATCGATCTCGCTACTGCTGAATCGACAAAATATCCATCACAAATTAAGCATTTTGTCAAGACTGCGGCTGCTAAAAATGAGGGAATTGAGAGTTTAGAAAAGGCTATTTTAGAGATAGTTCGAGCTGAAAATTTAACAGCAGCTAATTTAGACTTAGCGATTAACCAAAGACAATCTGCTGCCCTAACCCGCGCCAAAGTTGCCCTAGAACAAGTGCAAGAAACAATTAACGCTCGACTTCCTCTCGATTTCTGGACAATCGATCTTAGAACTGCTATTCAAGCGCTGGGAGAAATTACGGGTGAAGAAGTAACAGAATCGGTGTTAGATCGTATTTTTAGCCGTTTTTGTATTGGGAAATAA
- a CDS encoding transposase: MALPETLIVREISYYIFIPGFRTSSVSLITTLLDTETYPTLELVKLYDCRWDVEVNLKHLKTTLGMEVLRGKTPAMVGKELYVYLLAYNLLRTLMWESGTTYGVPPVRLSLQGTRHHLHNFIPQLLAASSAQLHQIYRTLLKVVVHKSVSDRPGRSEPRVRKRRPKAYPLMKQPRHQYAEQWQTA; the protein is encoded by the coding sequence TTGGCTCTGCCTGAAACTTTGATTGTCCGAGAAATTTCTTACTACATTTTTATTCCTGGATTTCGGACTTCATCTGTTAGCTTAATCACAACTTTACTGGATACAGAAACTTATCCTACATTAGAACTTGTTAAACTTTACGATTGCCGATGGGATGTTGAAGTAAATTTAAAACATCTGAAAACTACTTTGGGCATGGAAGTTTTACGAGGTAAAACTCCCGCTATGGTAGGTAAAGAACTTTATGTTTATTTGCTTGCCTACAATTTGTTACGTACCTTAATGTGGGAATCTGGTACGACTTACGGTGTGCCACCAGTACGCTTATCATTACAAGGAACTCGTCATCACTTGCATAATTTTATTCCTCAATTATTAGCTGCTTCATCCGCACAACTTCATCAAATTTATCGGACTTTACTAAAAGTTGTTGTTCACAAGTCGGTGAGCGATCGCCCCGGCAGAAGTGAACCAAGAGTTCGTAAACGTCGCCCTAAAGCTTATCCTTTGATGAAGCAGCCTAGACATCAGTACGCCGAACAATGGCAAACTGCTTGA
- a CDS encoding IS4 family transposase, whose amino-acid sequence MTNRVRVLQEKFRQSLGLPFENLLPSWEIQKVIDELKVKYRRRLFDPIVTLWTFLSQVLDVDKSCHNAVSRVIAYLANQRVEIPSSDTSAYCQARSRLPENLLEKLFGSTAQSLEEKVTTQYLWCARHVKVIDGASVSMPDTIENQKSYPQPSSQKLGCGFPIAKIGVRFSLATGAAIALVIDVLNTHALKLARKLYQFLKPNDILLGDRAFCAYADLVTLMNLKCDAVFRKHQSRQMSMRRGKLFGDCDKLVIWHKPKNAPMD is encoded by the coding sequence GTGACAAATCGTGTCAGAGTTCTTCAAGAAAAATTTAGGCAGAGTCTGGGACTACCGTTTGAGAATTTATTGCCGTCATGGGAGATTCAAAAAGTTATCGATGAATTAAAAGTTAAATATCGTCGGCGATTATTTGACCCAATAGTAACTCTGTGGACTTTTCTCTCTCAGGTTTTAGATGTTGACAAAAGTTGCCACAATGCAGTGAGCCGAGTGATTGCTTATTTAGCTAATCAAAGAGTAGAAATTCCTAGCTCGGATACGAGTGCTTATTGTCAAGCACGGTCTAGATTACCAGAAAATCTCTTAGAAAAACTTTTTGGTTCTACGGCACAAAGTTTAGAAGAAAAAGTGACAACCCAATATTTGTGGTGCGCTCGCCATGTAAAAGTGATAGATGGAGCTAGCGTGTCGATGCCTGATACGATTGAAAATCAGAAATCTTACCCTCAACCGAGTAGTCAAAAACTAGGGTGTGGTTTTCCAATCGCGAAAATTGGTGTGAGATTTAGCCTCGCTACGGGTGCGGCTATTGCTTTAGTCATCGATGTTCTCAACACTCACGCTCTGAAATTAGCCAGAAAATTGTATCAATTTCTCAAGCCTAATGACATACTTTTAGGCGATCGCGCTTTTTGTGCCTATGCGGATTTGGTGACTCTAATGAACCTTAAGTGTGATGCAGTATTCCGTAAACATCAGTCCCGCCAGATGTCCATGCGTAGAGGAAAACTTTTTGGAGACTGTGACAAACTTGTAATTTGGCATAAACCTAAAAATGCCCCAATGGATTAA
- a CDS encoding asparaginase — translation MTRGKRTQAPRLEVHLLREGIVESTHQVEATVCDDKGRILLVAGSAETTAFIRSALKPFQALAVTSTGTLERYDLTDKDLAIICSSHRGTIEQARQVFNVLWRADIDPSFLQCPIPDGAQSPLQHNCSGKHAGMLAVCQQRHWPLDTYLRRSNPVQQLILGKIAELLGMPGEELISARDDCGAPTYSMQIGQMAHLYALLASGNSVDLERIVRAMTYYPQMVAGDGAFDTELMRLSEGHLVSKSGAEGIQCVGRIGEGMGLAIKVIDGSKRAKYAVALHLLRQMGWISTTVAETLSERFMILSRYKRLEAIGELSMP, via the coding sequence ATGACCAGAGGAAAACGAACCCAAGCACCGAGACTCGAAGTTCATTTACTCAGAGAAGGAATCGTAGAATCCACCCATCAAGTTGAAGCGACCGTCTGCGACGATAAAGGACGGATTTTGCTAGTTGCAGGAAGCGCCGAAACGACAGCTTTTATTCGTTCTGCCCTCAAACCGTTTCAGGCATTAGCCGTCACTAGCACGGGGACTTTAGAACGCTACGATCTCACCGACAAAGACTTAGCCATTATTTGCAGTTCTCATCGCGGTACTATCGAACAGGCACGACAAGTTTTTAACGTTCTCTGGCGTGCCGATATCGATCCCAGTTTCCTTCAATGTCCCATCCCAGACGGCGCTCAAAGTCCGCTACAGCATAACTGTTCTGGAAAACATGCCGGAATGCTAGCCGTTTGCCAGCAGCGCCATTGGCCCCTCGATACCTATTTGCGGCGTTCCAACCCTGTACAGCAGCTAATTTTAGGAAAAATAGCCGAATTATTGGGAATGCCGGGAGAAGAGTTAATTAGCGCTCGCGATGACTGTGGCGCTCCGACTTACTCGATGCAGATAGGACAAATGGCGCATTTATACGCTCTACTCGCTTCTGGTAATAGTGTGGACTTAGAACGCATCGTTCGAGCAATGACTTATTATCCGCAAATGGTCGCTGGCGATGGGGCATTCGATACTGAATTGATGCGATTGAGCGAAGGGCATTTGGTCAGCAAATCTGGTGCAGAAGGCATTCAATGCGTCGGTCGTATTGGCGAGGGAATGGGCTTAGCGATCAAAGTTATAGATGGTTCTAAGCGAGCTAAATATGCTGTCGCCCTTCATCTACTCAGGCAAATGGGCTGGATTAGTACGACGGTAGCTGAAACTTTGTCCGAACGATTTATGATTTTGAGTCGTTACAAGCGTTTAGAAGCGATTGGCGAATTATCAATGCCTTGA
- a CDS encoding tetratricopeptide repeat protein — MIALNPNDADSYYQVGRIYQEQEKFNEAIQYFQQSLALENNVTNSWNGLAYSLAKQGRLEEAIEIFDRLLEIEPDNIKCRWNCSLTFLKKGDFKKGLPDFECRKHLPNFHKSYLGERSMWDGSDLNGKTILLHNGDDGFGDIIQLIRYAPLVAQKGGRVIFACPKPLFRLFGCISGIDRLVILEDKLPDTDVYLPLLSLLYYLGTTLETIPAKIPYINLPKNDQWKDGNLPIVPQGFPKTRFKIGIVWSSGHRER, encoded by the coding sequence ATTATCGCTCTAAATCCCAATGATGCCGATTCATACTATCAAGTAGGTAGAATATATCAAGAGCAAGAAAAATTTAATGAGGCTATTCAGTATTTTCAACAATCATTAGCTTTAGAGAATAATGTTACTAACTCTTGGAATGGTTTGGCTTATTCTCTTGCAAAACAGGGAAGATTGGAGGAAGCAATTGAAATCTTCGATCGCTTGCTAGAAATCGAACCAGATAATATAAAATGTCGCTGGAATTGCAGTTTAACTTTTTTAAAAAAGGGCGATTTTAAGAAAGGACTGCCAGACTTTGAGTGTAGAAAACACTTACCTAACTTCCACAAATCTTATCTTGGGGAGCGATCGATGTGGGATGGTTCTGATCTAAATGGAAAGACCATTCTACTGCATAATGGCGATGATGGGTTTGGCGATATTATTCAGTTGATTCGCTATGCTCCTCTAGTCGCTCAAAAAGGTGGACGAGTAATTTTCGCTTGTCCAAAGCCTCTGTTTCGATTGTTCGGTTGTATCTCTGGTATCGATCGATTAGTAATTCTAGAAGACAAGTTACCAGATACAGATGTTTATTTACCGCTCTTAAGCTTACTTTACTACTTGGGAACGACTCTAGAGACTATACCCGCTAAAATTCCCTATATAAATTTGCCAAAAAATGACCAATGGAAAGATGGGAATTTACCCATAGTTCCACAAGGATTTCCAAAAACTCGGTTCAAAATTGGTATTGTTTGGTCGAGCGGTCATCGCGAACGATGA
- the hetL gene encoding heterocyst differentiation pentapeptide repeat protein HetL — MEVNELLRQYAAGERNFQKLDFREGELIKANLKGADFSRSDLRQARLGRTNFMQAIFREADLSEAILWGSDLSQADLSRAVLRDADLSGAKLMQTNLTEAYLSKACLCGANLHGAKLQGAILFEVDFRPTSDQRTDIGKADLSGADLNYANLSAALLYRVNLDKAKLCRANLSVSLERDPFVTDLTEASLRGADLSYANLSGAVLLKADLQEADLTGTILTDADLRGAIMPDGTVHD; from the coding sequence ATGGAAGTTAACGAACTGTTGAGACAATATGCAGCCGGAGAAAGAAATTTTCAAAAGCTTGATTTTCGGGAGGGAGAACTGATTAAAGCGAACCTCAAAGGAGCAGATTTCTCTAGGAGCGATCTACGCCAAGCGAGACTGGGTAGAACTAATTTCATGCAAGCTATCTTTAGAGAAGCCGATCTCAGCGAGGCAATTCTTTGGGGAAGCGACTTGAGCCAAGCCGATTTATCCCGCGCCGTGTTGCGGGATGCAGATTTGAGCGGTGCCAAGCTGATGCAAACAAATCTGACTGAAGCTTATTTGAGTAAAGCCTGCCTATGCGGTGCCAATCTTCATGGCGCTAAACTACAGGGTGCCATTCTGTTTGAGGTGGACTTTCGTCCCACTTCCGACCAACGGACAGACATAGGTAAAGCTGACTTGAGCGGTGCAGACTTAAACTATGCCAACCTCAGTGCAGCACTTTTATATCGAGTTAATCTGGATAAGGCTAAACTCTGTCGCGCGAATCTGAGTGTCAGCCTAGAGCGCGATCCGTTTGTTACCGATCTCACTGAAGCTAGCTTGCGAGGAGCCGATCTCAGTTATGCTAACCTGAGTGGAGCCGTTTTGCTGAAAGCCGATCTCCAAGAGGCCGATCTAACAGGAACAATCTTAACCGATGCTGACTTGCGAGGTGCAATCATGCCTGATGGAACTGTGCATGATTAA
- the rsfS gene encoding ribosome silencing factor: MTNRDFQKSPHTNLSTVAITSQTSDDLSHRLAETIAQAADDRKASDIVVLKVTDVSYLTDYFVIATGFSRTQVRAISDSIEEKVARECHKNPLRVEGKGEGSWILHDYGDVIVHIFMPQEREFYNLEAFWGHAERINIPSLYNSSQE, translated from the coding sequence ATGACAAATCGCGATTTTCAAAAATCCCCACACACAAATCTATCGACAGTAGCAATTACCAGCCAGACATCAGACGATTTATCCCACCGTTTAGCCGAGACGATCGCTCAAGCAGCTGACGATCGCAAAGCGTCTGATATTGTCGTTCTAAAAGTGACCGATGTATCTTATTTAACAGATTACTTTGTCATTGCGACCGGCTTTTCGAGAACTCAGGTAAGAGCGATCTCCGATTCGATTGAAGAGAAAGTCGCTAGAGAGTGTCACAAAAATCCTTTGCGGGTAGAGGGCAAAGGAGAAGGTTCTTGGATTCTTCACGATTATGGCGATGTAATCGTTCATATTTTTATGCCTCAAGAACGAGAATTTTATAACCTAGAAGCGTTTTGGGGTCACGCAGAACGGATTAACATCCCTTCCTTATATAACTCATCACAAGAGTAG
- a CDS encoding CGLD27 family protein — MKDSSVQSCPVPDEQQPLKEYEQLKDSWFFRWATLESLPYWRKFAWVWLWGWIVVGPIAAASFPPQKHPFLFALSGVLGTSLLVALVLLRLYLGWYYIRDRLKSEKVFYEESGWYDGQIWQKPPEAIARDRLIVSYQIEPIMQRLRRTALILAILVGIGCLIWLFL, encoded by the coding sequence ATGAAGGACTCTTCCGTTCAATCGTGTCCCGTTCCTGACGAACAACAACCTCTTAAAGAATACGAACAATTAAAAGATTCTTGGTTCTTTCGTTGGGCAACTCTCGAAAGCCTTCCCTATTGGAGAAAATTTGCTTGGGTATGGCTTTGGGGCTGGATTGTCGTTGGACCGATTGCGGCGGCTAGTTTCCCGCCTCAAAAACATCCATTCTTATTTGCCTTATCTGGCGTGTTAGGGACTAGCTTGCTAGTAGCGTTAGTGTTGTTGAGGCTCTACTTGGGTTGGTATTATATCCGCGATCGCCTCAAATCTGAGAAGGTATTTTATGAAGAGTCGGGATGGTATGATGGCCAAATTTGGCAAAAGCCACCAGAAGCAATCGCGCGCGATCGGTTAATCGTTTCTTATCAAATCGAGCCGATTATGCAACGCCTGCGACGAACGGCTTTAATTTTGGCAATCTTAGTCGGGATTGGCTGCCTAATCTGGCTCTTTCTCTAA
- a CDS encoding 6-pyruvoyl-tetrahydropterin synthase-related protein yields the protein MRAFSDRPLYPDLKALTSNNYPPLSFYIAGSLGLLVGDNIIAGRIISFVSLLIIAINIGLIVQRLGKWSLIALFSAVVFLAYMAGHHYEYIGMNDPQMLAHAIQLIGFLVFLTSNQTDGLLILSLVIIFVGGLVKHNLLTLTLAITLWLFFYKRRSFYVWLAASLAMLVGCLGLFYSIYGSNFFTSLLAAARHWGLGNMAEHLVERRFTPLLLLLASGSILLAIDYTNRYTQLIAFYVLLAGIWGIYISGGAGVNFKAIFDLIIGLTLMSGLAIQRFGEMFSRLNILDRKTPKSSLVRITGMFVLCLTVLFTIPQRGVDLLLFLGNLENEKALVAQDIAFIAAHDGPQPCVRISRFATGLKNRSR from the coding sequence ATGCGTGCCTTCAGCGACCGACCTCTTTATCCGGATCTCAAGGCACTGACATCAAACAACTATCCCCCTCTATCTTTCTATATCGCCGGAAGCTTAGGTTTGCTCGTTGGCGACAATATCATTGCCGGACGCATCATTTCTTTTGTAAGCCTTTTAATTATTGCCATAAATATCGGACTGATTGTCCAGCGACTCGGTAAATGGAGTTTAATTGCCCTATTTTCTGCTGTTGTGTTTCTCGCCTACATGGCAGGACATCACTACGAATATATTGGCATGAACGATCCGCAGATGTTAGCCCATGCTATTCAGCTAATTGGTTTTCTCGTGTTTTTGACTAGCAATCAAACGGATGGACTATTGATTCTGTCACTGGTGATTATATTCGTCGGCGGTCTAGTTAAGCACAATCTCCTCACACTGACGCTTGCGATTACGCTGTGGCTCTTTTTCTACAAGCGTCGGAGCTTTTATGTTTGGTTGGCTGCTTCGCTCGCGATGCTCGTCGGCTGTCTAGGACTATTTTACTCGATCTACGGCTCCAACTTTTTCACAAGTCTCTTGGCTGCTGCTCGCCATTGGGGACTGGGAAACATGGCGGAGCATCTGGTGGAAAGGCGGTTCACTCCCTTGCTCCTTTTACTTGCTTCAGGTTCGATCCTCCTAGCGATTGACTATACTAATCGTTACACACAATTGATAGCCTTTTACGTTTTATTGGCAGGTATCTGGGGCATTTACATTTCTGGGGGTGCAGGAGTGAATTTCAAAGCAATATTTGACCTAATCATTGGTCTCACGCTCATGAGTGGGCTTGCCATCCAACGTTTTGGGGAAATGTTTTCAAGGCTAAACATTTTGGATCGAAAAACGCCAAAGTCCTCTTTGGTTCGGATTACCGGAATGTTCGTTCTCTGCTTAACAGTGCTATTCACGATACCACAAAGAGGGGTAGACCTTTTGCTTTTCCTAGGAAACCTAGAGAATGAAAAAGCATTGGTTGCACAGGATATTGCCTTCATTGCAGCCCATGATGGACCCCAGCCATGTGTGAGGATCTCGCGCTTTGCTACTGGGCTGAAAAATCGTTCGAGGTAG